A window from Thermodesulfobacteriota bacterium encodes these proteins:
- a CDS encoding YfhO family protein, producing MAGLLLLATAILFFCDLLVERSLLTERDLAAYFIPPRFFWVESLKRFDFPLWNPHQFTGHPFLANPQHGLLYPLNILLLILPFDIGFNTVIVLHFFLAGWFTYFLMKEWGGSFTASLISGFTFMLGGYLLSVHSLLNILLSVTWTPLILLFFRRTMRSFGFKNVLFTAALMTVSFLGGGLEVVYGNFFVLFLVMILLPPVSSHPFGKKGKALFSLYLHRLKFFSALTLAFLFFSAIQLIPFLELWMHSIRGQGITYQEATIWSFAPKDILLFFLPDAYGYFLDMQKYWSVQCWLKTMYTGGLPFILTGLFFVFGSQRKLFLALMIFSLFLALGQFNPLYPWVYGYLPFFNGIRYPVKFLYIFILCLSLTTGLGFDRIRQFSPVGGHPVLKHLLIAFSLVSGLGLLGLVVGHEEVEAFLRAKGVDLPEFNHLSINLHHAKRFLFYLTLFFLLLRVGYETGWKGWVQGLLLLFLVGDLFGNMGFYGKEKTSDYFKTTKVTEIIASDSPSLRVFSTAKTTQMETPVLFVSETPFDVIKETNLPSFSLLYRFHDIWGTDVIRLKRNDDLYRAFIGLPSISASNLPLLYGIRYIVSVTFIEDPDYELVYARLEGLEGRREDLLKQNTIKLYRYKPPVQRAWFVKEFEVMDPQGLLATLLTKEFSPLRKVLLEDPLLWEKVPPGPGAGGGKVEILQETNNRLSLRAETKEEVFLVLSDTYFPGWKVYVNGREERILRANYHFRAVPLTKGTHRIDFLYDPLSFKLGITLTFLGIMGALNLAFYFKQRRCPQEGGGRDETLDHHPGI from the coding sequence GTGGCTGGTCTGCTCCTTTTGGCCACGGCGATTCTTTTTTTTTGTGATCTGCTGGTTGAGAGATCCCTCCTCACGGAAAGGGATCTGGCTGCCTATTTTATTCCTCCCAGGTTTTTCTGGGTGGAAAGTCTGAAACGATTCGATTTCCCTCTCTGGAATCCTCATCAATTTACCGGCCACCCTTTCCTGGCCAATCCCCAACACGGCTTGTTATATCCCCTGAATATCCTCCTTTTGATCCTCCCTTTCGACATAGGCTTCAACACCGTCATCGTCCTTCATTTCTTTTTAGCCGGGTGGTTCACCTACTTCCTCATGAAGGAATGGGGGGGGAGTTTCACCGCCTCTCTGATATCAGGGTTCACGTTCATGCTCGGGGGCTATCTCCTCTCTGTCCATAGCCTTCTCAATATTCTTCTTTCCGTGACCTGGACGCCTTTGATCCTCCTTTTCTTTAGAAGAACGATGAGGAGTTTCGGGTTCAAGAACGTCCTCTTCACCGCCGCCCTCATGACCGTTTCCTTTCTGGGCGGAGGCCTGGAGGTGGTGTACGGGAATTTTTTCGTTCTCTTCCTGGTGATGATCCTGCTTCCTCCGGTTTCTTCCCATCCCTTTGGAAAAAAGGGGAAAGCCCTTTTTTCCCTTTATCTCCATCGCCTCAAATTTTTTTCGGCCCTGACCTTGGCCTTCCTCTTCTTTTCCGCGATTCAGCTCATTCCTTTTCTGGAGCTCTGGATGCACTCCATCAGGGGGCAGGGGATCACCTATCAAGAGGCGACAATCTGGAGTTTTGCACCGAAGGACATCCTTCTCTTCTTCCTGCCCGACGCCTATGGTTATTTCCTGGACATGCAGAAGTACTGGTCGGTCCAATGCTGGCTCAAGACGATGTATACCGGAGGGCTCCCTTTTATCCTGACCGGTCTCTTCTTTGTTTTCGGCTCTCAACGCAAGCTCTTCCTTGCCCTGATGATCTTCTCCCTTTTTCTGGCCCTCGGCCAATTCAATCCCCTATACCCTTGGGTCTATGGATACCTTCCGTTCTTCAACGGGATCCGTTATCCAGTAAAGTTCCTTTACATCTTTATCCTTTGTCTTTCCCTCACGACAGGTCTGGGTTTCGATAGGATCCGGCAGTTCTCCCCAGTGGGGGGCCATCCGGTGCTGAAACATCTTCTGATCGCCTTCTCTCTTGTTTCCGGTCTGGGACTTCTGGGCCTTGTGGTGGGTCACGAGGAGGTCGAGGCTTTTCTCAGGGCCAAAGGGGTGGACCTTCCTGAGTTCAATCATCTTTCCATCAATCTTCACCATGCCAAGCGATTCCTCTTCTACCTGACCCTTTTCTTCCTCCTGCTGAGGGTGGGTTACGAAACGGGTTGGAAAGGGTGGGTCCAAGGGCTGCTCCTCCTGTTTCTGGTCGGCGACCTCTTCGGGAACATGGGCTTTTATGGGAAGGAGAAGACGTCGGACTATTTCAAAACAACGAAGGTCACCGAAATCATCGCCTCGGATTCTCCCTCCTTAAGGGTCTTCTCCACGGCCAAGACCACCCAGATGGAGACGCCCGTGCTCTTCGTCAGCGAGACTCCCTTCGATGTTATTAAGGAGACGAACCTTCCTTCGTTCAGTCTCCTTTATCGGTTTCACGATATCTGGGGTACCGATGTCATTCGATTGAAAAGGAACGACGATCTCTACAGAGCGTTCATTGGGCTTCCTTCCATCTCGGCCAGCAACCTGCCGCTCCTTTATGGGATCCGATATATCGTCTCGGTGACTTTTATTGAGGATCCCGATTATGAACTTGTCTATGCGAGGCTCGAAGGTCTGGAGGGGAGGCGGGAAGACCTCCTGAAACAAAATACCATCAAGCTTTACCGCTACAAGCCCCCGGTCCAGAGGGCCTGGTTCGTCAAGGAGTTCGAGGTGATGGACCCCCAAGGTCTTCTGGCGACCTTGTTGACAAAAGAATTTTCTCCCCTCCGAAAGGTTCTGCTCGAAGACCCTCTCCTTTGGGAGAAGGTTCCGCCTGGCCCCGGGGCAGGGGGAGGGAAGGTCGAGATCCTCCAAGAGACCAATAACCGGCTGTCCCTGAGGGCTGAGACGAAAGAAGAGGTTTTTTTGGTTTTAAGTGACACCTATTTTCCGGGTTGGAAGGTCTATGTAAATGGACGAGAGGAAAGGATCCTTCGGGCTAACTACCACTTTCGAGCGGTTCCTCTCACCAAAGGGACCCACCGAATCGATTTTCTATACGATCCCCTCAGCTTCAAGCTGGGCATCACCCTCACTTTCTTGGGAATCATGGGGGCTTTAAACCTGGCCTTTTATTTCAAGCAGAGAAGATGTCCTCAGGAAGGGGGAGGAAGGGATGAAACTCTCGATCATCATCCCGGTATATAA
- a CDS encoding tetratricopeptide repeat protein, translating into MGLKEGWDMIPPPPPIPKPEPPSKPLSVVEISGKENPLSLEVIRLFNMGVTSHKQREMTEAILAYQRALELDPSFVEAYNNLGILYQEIGDFEKALQNYQKAIEINPKYDKAFNNVGILLHLRGETDQAIEAFQKVLALNPKHIESLINLGTLYKKKGFLEKALESYQKALSLNPRHGETHYNLALLYEQMGNRDQAAHHYEQFILLASGTYPELASRVRGHLQQIKPKR; encoded by the coding sequence ATGGGGTTAAAAGAAGGTTGGGATATGATTCCTCCCCCTCCCCCTATTCCCAAACCCGAACCCCCTTCCAAACCCCTGTCGGTTGTGGAAATCTCGGGCAAGGAGAACCCTCTCTCCCTCGAGGTGATCCGATTATTCAATATGGGGGTCACCTCTCATAAACAGAGGGAGATGACCGAGGCCATCCTGGCCTACCAGAGGGCCCTTGAACTCGATCCCTCCTTCGTGGAGGCCTATAATAATCTTGGGATCCTCTACCAGGAAATCGGGGATTTTGAAAAGGCCCTTCAGAATTACCAGAAAGCGATCGAAATCAATCCAAAATACGATAAAGCCTTCAACAACGTCGGAATCCTTCTCCATCTTCGGGGTGAAACGGATCAGGCGATCGAGGCCTTCCAAAAGGTCCTTGCCCTCAATCCAAAGCACATCGAAAGCCTGATCAATCTCGGAACCCTCTATAAAAAGAAAGGGTTCTTGGAGAAAGCCCTCGAATCTTATCAGAAAGCCCTCTCCCTCAATCCCCGCCATGGGGAAACCCATTACAATTTGGCGCTCCTTTACGAACAGATGGGAAACCGGGATCAAGCCGCCCATCACTATGAACAATTTATTCTCCTTGCCTCGGGCACCTATCCCGAACTGGCCTCGAGGGTGAGAGGACATCTTCAACAGATCAAACCAAAAAGATGA
- a CDS encoding ATPase, T2SS/T4P/T4SS family, with the protein MAQKKSFGEFLVDCGVITADQLKKAIQEQRQGGERLEQTLIRKGYVKEEPLYQCLADYFDLPYVDLDTYLIDEGIVQSIPEELARRHTLIPLFKIGTTLTVAIDNPLNIAALDELRNRIKTDVEIAISTEKKIKKAIEQYYGMRGTSLDSTVRQSLSQPLTEPVREPAEYRKTYDLQGKEPIAGPVEGAPAARILDLVMMQAISDRASDIHIEPDEKSLRIRFRIDGLLYETMTLPKAVHPSITARIKILAEMDIAETRLPQDGNFNVRMDQRGFEIRVSTFPTIYGENVVLRLLDQTSPLLTLEELGFSEEMLGQFKRLLRRTAGMILVTGPTGSGKTTTLYASLNLINSVDKNIITVEDPVEYRLPLIRQTQINPKAGITFATGLRSILRQDPDVIMVGEIRDLETAQIAIQAALTGHLVLSTLHTNDAPEAITRLLDIGVEPYLISSSVIGVLAQRLVRTICSQCKTSYPPDEATLKELRGVIPKPEGSLSLYRGKGCKQCKQSGYLGRTGIYELLSVDERIKRLISERASAELIRLKARETAGLKSLREDGLLKVVKGITTREEVDRVAY; encoded by the coding sequence ATGGCTCAGAAGAAGAGTTTTGGGGAATTTCTGGTGGATTGTGGGGTAATCACGGCAGACCAGTTAAAAAAAGCGATCCAGGAACAGAGACAGGGAGGCGAAAGACTCGAACAGACCCTCATCCGAAAAGGCTATGTGAAGGAGGAACCTCTCTACCAATGCCTTGCGGACTATTTCGATCTCCCCTACGTGGACCTCGACACCTATTTAATTGACGAGGGAATCGTGCAGAGCATACCGGAGGAGCTGGCCAGGCGACACACCCTCATCCCCCTTTTTAAAATAGGGACGACCCTCACGGTGGCCATCGACAATCCTCTCAACATCGCCGCCCTGGACGAGCTGCGAAATCGGATCAAGACCGACGTCGAAATCGCGATCAGCACGGAGAAAAAGATCAAGAAAGCGATTGAACAATATTATGGAATGAGGGGAACCTCGTTGGATAGCACCGTCCGGCAAAGTCTTTCGCAACCCCTCACCGAGCCCGTAAGGGAGCCTGCGGAATATCGGAAAACCTACGACCTCCAAGGAAAGGAACCGATCGCGGGGCCGGTGGAGGGTGCGCCCGCAGCCAGGATTTTAGATCTCGTGATGATGCAGGCCATTTCAGACCGGGCCAGCGACATCCACATCGAGCCGGACGAGAAGTCCTTGCGGATTCGTTTCCGGATCGATGGCCTCCTCTATGAAACCATGACCCTGCCCAAAGCGGTCCATCCTTCGATCACGGCACGCATCAAAATCCTGGCCGAGATGGACATCGCGGAGACCCGGCTTCCCCAAGATGGGAACTTCAACGTCCGAATGGACCAGAGGGGGTTCGAAATCAGGGTCTCCACCTTTCCCACCATTTATGGAGAGAATGTGGTCCTCCGTCTCCTCGACCAAACCAGCCCCCTTCTCACCCTCGAGGAGCTGGGGTTCTCGGAAGAGATGTTGGGTCAATTTAAACGGCTCCTCAGAAGGACGGCGGGCATGATTCTGGTGACAGGGCCTACGGGAAGCGGGAAGACGACCACCCTTTACGCCTCCCTCAACCTGATCAACTCCGTGGACAAAAACATCATCACCGTCGAAGATCCGGTCGAATATCGCCTTCCTTTAATTCGTCAGACCCAGATCAACCCGAAGGCCGGGATCACCTTTGCCACCGGCCTCCGTTCCATCCTCCGGCAGGATCCGGATGTGATCATGGTGGGAGAGATCCGAGATCTCGAAACCGCTCAGATTGCCATTCAGGCCGCTCTCACCGGGCATCTGGTCCTCAGCACCCTCCATACCAACGATGCCCCGGAGGCCATCACCCGCCTTCTCGATATCGGCGTCGAGCCTTACCTCATCTCCTCCTCGGTGATCGGGGTCCTGGCCCAGCGGCTGGTCCGGACCATCTGCTCCCAGTGTAAAACCTCCTATCCTCCCGACGAGGCGACCCTTAAGGAACTAAGAGGGGTCATCCCCAAACCAGAGGGCTCCCTTTCTTTGTACCGGGGCAAAGGGTGCAAGCAGTGCAAGCAGTCCGGTTACTTAGGCCGGACAGGAATCTATGAACTTCTTTCGGTGGACGAAAGGATTAAGCGCCTCATCTCGGAAAGGGCCTCCGCCGAGCTCATTCGCTTAAAGGCCCGTGAGACGGCCGGGTTGAAATCGCTTCGAGAGGACGGATTGTTAAAAGTGGTCAAGGGAATCACCACTCGGGAGGAAGTGGATCGAGTGGCGTATTAG
- a CDS encoding glycosyltransferase family 2 protein encodes MKLSIIIPVYNEARTILEVLRRVRESPLEKEIIVVDDGSTDGTATLLLEQGRGLKVLHHEKNRGKGAAIRTALPHVTGDIVIIQDADLEYHPSEYPKLIGPILEGMADVVYGSRFLGGPHRVLYFWHYVGNKVVTTFSNMLTDLNLSDMETGYKVFRSEVLKKIKIESNRFGFEPEITAKIAKMGCRVYEVPISYWGRDYSEGKKINWKDGLAALYWIVKFNLFR; translated from the coding sequence ATGAAACTCTCGATCATCATCCCGGTATATAACGAGGCGAGGACCATCCTCGAAGTCCTACGAAGGGTGAGGGAATCTCCTCTCGAAAAAGAGATCATCGTCGTTGACGACGGTTCTACGGACGGGACAGCCACGCTCCTCTTGGAACAGGGCAGGGGGCTCAAGGTCCTTCACCACGAAAAGAACCGCGGGAAAGGGGCGGCCATCCGCACAGCACTGCCTCACGTCACCGGAGACATCGTGATCATCCAGGATGCGGACCTGGAATATCATCCCTCCGAATACCCAAAGCTCATCGGGCCGATTTTAGAGGGGATGGCCGATGTGGTCTATGGCTCCCGTTTTCTGGGAGGACCCCACCGGGTTCTCTATTTTTGGCATTACGTAGGGAATAAGGTGGTCACCACCTTCTCCAACATGCTTACCGATCTCAATCTCTCGGATATGGAAACAGGTTATAAAGTCTTTCGTTCCGAAGTGTTAAAGAAGATCAAGATTGAAAGTAATCGGTTCGGGTTTGAACCTGAAATCACAGCCAAGATCGCGAAGATGGGATGTCGGGTTTACGAGGTCCCCATCTCCTACTGGGGAAGGGACTATTCCGAGGGAAAGAAGATCAACTGGAAGGACGGGCTCGCCGCCCTTTACTGGATCGTCAAGTTTAATCTTTTCCGCTAA